The sequence atatatatatatataccaataACCGCATTCATTCCAAACAGATCAGAAAAGATGTCATGTATCTTACAATATAGGATTTGTTTAGCATTAATTGTTACTGTTACACTTGGGTATTGTCTGAGCTCTGACTGGCCACAAAGTTGATAAAAAGCTAAAGTCCTCTTAGTTGCAGAGTCGTGCTCCTCCCAATGTCTGTGGTGTTTCAGACATTTCACCTCAGCCACTAGATCAGAACAGCTGCTGTACTGCTGGTCTCACATATCTTAATACCTTGAACATCTCTGAGCATGTTCAAATGCTCTTGTGTCTGTGAGAGACAACTACAGTGAACTCACAGAAGGGCAGCAAATACTTCATTTTTGTCTTTTACATTCAACTCACATAAATCAGAGGTACAAGAATGGAGccatttttttttaagatatcattttaataatgttTTACTAACTTAATGCAGACTACACAGACTAGTCTGGGACCACAATTTGTCCCAGAGGAGAAGGGGGTTTTGTTTCTTTGCTTTTTTATTATGGTgtgcttgtatgattcagagcTGCTGACAGTACCAGGCGCTTACACTGCAATCAGTTCTTACTGGCTCTCTGTAGAGTCTCTGTATCTGTTGTGTATAGATGTTTACAGCCCCTCTACCAGCCCATATAACTTCATTCAGAACACATACTTCTTTGGCTGGGCACAATTTCATAAATCTTTTCATTGGAGTTTTTGTTCCAGTTTACAGTAATGAAATTCCTGCTGGCTTATACTGGAGAACAAAAGAGAGAggggttgtttgtttgcttaCAACTAATAATTGCAGTTATTTTTGACAAAGTCAATGGTGACAGGTGTTGGTAATCTCTGCTCTACAGAGGTGTAAGATCTTTTCATTATCAGCCTTCAGTGAACATCACCTCCCTCTAAGAGCCCCTAAAGAGAAAGCACCTGTTTCAATCAGGCACTTCTCTGGCACATATCAGTTGTATTTGACAAGACATACAGCTACAGTATCAATTTAACCACTAAAATGTATTTATGGACAtgcaattttttttacaaacattcAAATGCAATCATCAAATGTAAAACCATTACTTTATTAGTACCAATCATTTCCCTTTCATTTGGATTGTCAACTGACACTCCCCTAGGAACAAAAGTGTCTACCATTACCATTACAAGTACCTATCATTATAATTACTTCATATAATCACACTGAAAATGTCAAATTTCTCTTTTTTACAAGCACATGCAAATTATGCACTGCACCACcaatcaaaacaaaacacagccaAACATAAAAAACAGTAGAATCAAGTGCACTGTCTACCGTGACACTGGCGGAAGATCAAGATTGTGCTGCTTGGTGTTATATATATTGATTTCTACCACTCCATACCACTACCTTACTGCAGACTAAGATGTGTTTAATATGTCCCTTACTTAAGTCATTGACAGCATTGTGCCCAGAATGTTAGGTCTTTAGTTTCTTTAGCTCGACTTCAAAAACGGTCAACCAACAATGTGTGTGAAGTTAATGTTTTATACAACTTTCAGGCTATGTTACTAgatctgtttttgtttgttaagcTGCTGACCCAGATAAAATGCATTCAATATTTGTTATCCAGTGAGGCTAGAATAATTATCTACTTCTTAATCGATAATATGTTTTGGTCAGATCTGGCTATTCAAAAATTTATCTCTGTCTATTCGATTCTTTTCCTTTGAAAATTAATGCTTTACACGTACTTAAGCTAACGGATGTCTTCAGACTAACATGAGTTGGACTGACGTGAAGACAACGCCCGTTCCCCATAATCATCTCGACAGCCTCCGAAGTCCAAATGAACGAGACTGTCCCTGTGGTCTGGGTTTGTCTATATCTAAAGTCATGAATGCGCTTTAATTAAACCAATATTACTGTCTTATTTCGGCTGATTCTTTGCTGTCAATTTTTTAAAACAACTTACGCCCACCTTGATATTACCCTTTCTACCTCTTGTCTCATTTCTATTCCTATTTCATCCCCCTTTCCTTCGCCCTTTCCTCAGACTGCTTTATGTCTGGTTGCCTGTGGTCCAAACGGACATGCGCGGCCGCCATCTTGTCCCGTGCTCCTCCCCCTTCTGCTGTCGTCACAGATAGCAACAGCGCAGCTACATCACAACGAGCTAGACACAGCTAGCTATAGCTAACACAGCTAACACCGGACCACAACAAAGACACCGAGAGATGGAATAAACAAGAACTGTGATCCCGTTAAGCTGTTTGGACACCGTCGAACGATTATATGATTCATGGTTCATTTAAGGTTATATTGTAAACACGACTTGGCTAGTCTGGCTGTAACTACCGTGTCGTTTCCAGCGGTGTTTGAGTTATTAGCGGTTATATGTGTTCACTGGATTAACCAACACCACCTTCACTGTGTTCACTTCATCGTCGTTTCAACATTCTTGGTCAGTCTGCGATAAACGGCTCAACAAACCGGGCTAGGTGTGAGCTAGCAGCACTAGACCACTGTTCCTAACTTAGCCTGCTAGCATAATAGCGCCGACATTGTTCAGATTAAACACAGTTGAACTGCTGCTGGAAAGTGGACGTTAGTTTATGTGGAAGATACTTGAGCGAGATACGATTGTTGTTGGAAAAAAACTCTCAACACGGCAGTTTTTGTAATCTGTATTTAAACTGTGCCAGAGACCCGCTAGAAATGCATCACCCCGACACGAGCTCTCGACAAATGGCGCAGCCGGCGAGTGTCCCGAGGCGGGGTACTAGTAGCGGCTCCTCATCCTCACCTGGAGGTACCAGCCTCAGCTGCAGTCTGGTCCCGACAGATGATTACAAGCCTTCGACATTAATCCAGCCGCCGGCCCCCGCCGTGTCGCCACTTGGAAGTCAGCAGCCTCCCCAAAGCCTGAACATACATTCCCAGTCAACGTTGATGCCTCCGAGTCTGCCTGCAGCAGGGGCACAGATAAAAAAGAAAAGCGGCTTTCAGATCACCAGCGTTACTCCAGCACAAATCTCTGTCAGCACGAATAACAGCATTACAGAGGACACTGAGAGTTGTGATGACTTGGATGAGTCCCACACTGAAGACTTGAGCTCTTCTGAGATCTTGGATGTGTCCTTGTCACGGGCAAATGACACCGGGGTGGCCGAGAGAAGCTCGTCTGAGGAAACTCTGAACAACTTTCATGAGGCAGAAACTCCAGGAGCCGTGTCCCCTAATCAACCCCCTGTACTCCCTCAACCTCATGGAACTATGGTAAATGGTGCAGTTCACCACCAGCACCAATCCCACCACAACCTTCATCACCATCAGTTTCGCCCCACTCCTTCTGGAAATACTCACGCCTATTCCTCTGGCTCCACCGGGACCCACGCTGGGATTATCCTGGGCAGTGTGACCTCTACCGCCACACCAAGCACTGGGGCTTCACCAGCCATAGGCCAGAAAATGCCTTTAAATGTTGGAGGGATTGTGGAaagtgcctctgtgagcacaccCAACGTTGTTGGTCAGAGTTTGGTTAGCGTTGCTCCAGGAACGTCTGCTGGAATGGGCTCAGGTGCTGCAGTTAGTATTGTTAAGCCTTTAACAAGCAATGTTAGTAATGTTAATATATTAAACTCCAATGTGCCTGTTTTAGGTGGCATAAGTACAAATGGTAGCAGTGTAGGTTTTTCATCTGGCTTGAATAATACTCATAACCAAAATGTAAACTTGATGCAGAAGCAAAGTGGTGTAGTGAGTAGTGTCATGACCATGACAACTGGCACCACCACCACGTCTGCTGTTGTTGGCTCAACCCGTGTCAGTCATGTGGGGTTGGTGGACATGACCTCGCCTTCAGCTGTTGCCCCAGTCTCCAGTGCTCAGCCTCAGCAGACCCAAATGCCCACTGCTACCACCAGCTCACGCTTCAGAGTGGTTAAGTTGGACTCTAGTTCAGAGCCTTTTAAGAAAGGCAGGTGGACATGCACAGAGTATTATGACAAGGAGGTTCCAGGTCCTGGAGCCTCTGAGAATGCGCCATGCACCCGATCGGTGGAAAGCATCCGCCAGCTCGTACCTGAGAGCACGTCCTGTTCGGAGAGCACTAGTGGAGGCTCGGTCAGCACTCTGAGTGTGGGCAGTGGGGATACTGGAGGCTCTACAGCCGTGCAGCCGATCTTTCCACAGCCTCAGATGTCTGACTACTCCGCCCCCGCTAACATCTCTAAGCCTCAGATGCCACGCCAGGACATTGTGCATCCACACCTGAAGGCCAGTGCCGCCTCACTGCTAGCCAGCACTCAGCAGCAGGCTCCAGTCAGCATGGTAGGACTGCAGACGCCCACCGGGCATCCATCACCTGCCGCACCCCCACAGCAGCTCACATATGCCCAGGCAGCACAGCTGACTCCTGCTCAGGGTCGGCCAAGAGGCTCCCAGCAGCAGATGGTTTACCCACCCATACAGCAGTCAGCGGCACCAGTTCAGGTAGCACCAGTGCATGTCAACCCATTAAGCCAAGGTGGCAGTGTGCCACCTGAATTGACCCAGTCTCAACAGATCATGCAGGCTACACCTGCGTCAGCACATCCACTACCCTGCTCCATCCCCCCTGTGGCTGTAGCAGGCAACAGTCAGATGATGCCTGCGCCTCATCTGCCTGCCGTAGCTCAGTCACTAACACAAGGACTTCTCCAGCCTCAGCAGACACCCCCTCCCCAGTTGGTCCAGGCCCCTCCTGCCGGGGTCATGCCACCCTTGGTTCAGTCTGCAGGTCCTGGGCTTGTCAAGAAGCCTCAAGGCCAACCGCTGTTGTCTCAGCTCTCTATGGAACAGCAGGCATCGCTTAGCAGTCAGGGCCCAACAACCCAGTTTGTCCCGGCTGTTACGACGAGCCTGACCACATCAAATGTGCCTGCCAGTCACCACAGTAATCCTCAGCCCAGCATGGTTCATCAAGGCGTTAAGGACACTGGAGCACAGCCTCCCGTCAGCGCCCTGTATGCCTCTCTGCCCTCGTTGATGGCCACTCAACTGGAGGATGCCCAACGCCTTCTCTTTCAGCACCAGTCTCTGCTCGCCTTTCCGAAGCTAGCGGCTGGTGAATGTGCCTCCCAAACTGGCACCTCCTCAGGTGCGGAGGACAGTGGAGTCAGTGCCTTGACGGCCTCCGCCAGTCTGCTGAAGAACCTGCCTGTAGATGGAGAGGAAGACGGGTGAGTGTCAGAATAAGCGTTTATGGAACGCTACTAGATTGAACTGTGTTCTAGCAGACCCCACTTAATATTAAATCctggtttttatttgttttgtacaACAGCAATAGGAAGTGGTCCTTATTGTTTTTGCTTATTTTAAATGTGCTCTTTTCAAGTGCTCTCAAGCAACTTATTGTTTAGCATAAATCAGAATGACTGACAGTAATTACGGTTGTATCAGTATCCTGGTCATCTTCCATTTAAAATGAGTACCGTGCTTAATCTGTGCACATCTCTATATTTGATATATAGGCCTTGCCTTCTTGGATTTTAATTCTAAAGTGAGTGTAAACACATACTAAATTTACTAAAAATGAAATTTTGTTTAAGCATACTAAAATTCAGGTGAGAGGCCAGTTCATTTGCACAACCATAAGTGTTCCCATAGGCCGTGGTGTAGTCATGACTGCTCTGTGCCTGATGAAGCTTGCTGGGATGATGAGAACCTCAGTCATGTGAGCGTTGTTAATGGACCTGGCAATGCTGTCTCTCAGCATACATGTTTGCAGAGTCAGCACTGCAGCAGTCAGTGTTTACAGCCTTAGCCAAGACTAATAAAGGCTAAATTATCTTGGCCTTTTGTGTTCATTTTGAAAGTTCACAataatacattgaattttgtgttttgtttaccTGCTGCATCACCCTTAAGCCCTTGTTAGTGATAGTGTAGCAAGTCATAGGAACATTTGTGTGCCTTGCTTGTGCCAAAAAGGCTTAGGAAAAACTTTGATCATAGTAAGTTCATGTACAAGTGGCATTTTTTCTTATAATCCACTCAGGTCTGCCTAGTGCATCATCCTAGTTGAAACATCAAGCCAAGATGCTCACAGTGATGAGACAGGAATATAAAAACATCAAGGCCTCGAGGGTTATTGGGTAATTGGTGGTGATTAGGCTCTTCTGACGACTAGGCTATACTGGTACTAGGCTATACTGGTACTAGACTTCTGTTAGCTTCAAACGCCTTgatgtttttttattgcagaCAGGGAAACATGCATGTATACTTTTGATTTGGTTTGAGTTCTATTAATTTAGTACTCTGTGTTACATCTGTTTAAATTAGTTTTTCCGATATTTAAAGTACGAATTAGACCACACCTTGTCACCCATGGGCATTTTGCTGTTTTATTTACATGCATTTAAAGCATTATTTTGCCAATATTAATTTATTGTTTCAATGGGGTGGGTTAACCATTATGTTTGTGTAGGGCTGACTATGGGAGGGAAACCTGTGAGAATTTATGAATCATATTTTAGGTGTGATTGTGTATATTGAGGAAATGAGTAAGTGCCTCAGAGAACTGGGCTGTAAGGCTTCCTAGGGCTCTGGGCTGGTGCCACCACACTGATACAGCAGCCTGAAGGCAGTGAGGTGACAGCACTAACTCACTTTATTGTCTTGTGACCACAGTTGTGCTGTAGGAATGCTCTTCAAAACTTGTGGCTGAACGCGCTGTCTTATATAATGGCCACGGCTTTATGAGACATAAAATTATATGTTCACATGTCTTGCTAATCCTATATTTTTACTTCCTTGGCTGTCTTTTTGGTTATGTGATtaggctatatatacacactttaAGACCCAATGAGGTAGACTGTGAGCCTTGATGTGACTGACAATATGAGGCCCTTGAGTGTTCCCTGAATCTGGTTAGCTGAAGGTTTAATGGTTCACACTAGTTCTTTCAGCAActcttttgtttttatttcacatttgACTCACATTCCTCAAAACACCACTTGATCTAACTAGACACAAATTATATTAAAGTGGTTTTGTACAGTTCTTGGGTCACAGTGTCGACTGGCAGGCCTGTTTAGGAAGATTATCACATGTTTTCATTCTGAATGCAATCTGCTCTTGGCAGTGATGGAAGCTGCACATGTGACTCTCGGTGAATAACTCTTTGTGTGGATATCAAGTAGATTAGCCCATCTCTCCAATTAATAGGCCCTGTGGAATACTGTGGGTTTAGAGAGAAGAGGAAATGCTTCCACTCGGCCAGGCCAGAACAGACAGAAAGGTGGACGACAGTATGTCGTGATGCAGCTGGATTTCACGTTTGGCCTGTCTTGTGTTCTACAGGCTGTGCTCTTAAAGTGACAGAGCCACACAGCTTTTGTAAGCAGTCTGTTTACTTCCATTAGAATCAGACACAGACTTTTTATTATAGAGGAATAAAATGCTTCTTTCTTCATGGGGAGTTTTGGAACATTCACTGCAACTAATTGATTTCAACTTGAGTAAAAATTATCTGGTGACTCCAGGGTCCAAACATGCAAGTACACATAGACTTACAGTGCTGAAAAGTCGCCATTATGTATGTTCTGGCCATTTTCTCCACACAAACAGAATGTTCGTCTTGGCCCTTTCAGCCCCCTTTGGCGTATTTATGAATTCCTCAGAGAGTGAATCTCTGCTTTAGGATTCATTACTCTGCCATTTTCCacagtgatggtgtgatgaatgGATCAACACTCTTCACCATTAGGAACACGTGCTTCCATAACAAACACTTGCTTCATTGTTCAGTTTCTAAACGAGTGTGTTTCAGCAAGGGCAGCTCTGGGTCTGAAACTGTGTAACAGCTTCTGAACACTCTTGTTTATTTTGTTGCTCACTCACTATCTGAATGATGACTAATGTGGTCTAACCTCCGTCTATGCTGAGCACCCTCAGGAACGGTGACGCTCACTCTCGGTATCCAGCACGTTCTGCAGATGTGACGTGCTGCACAGGTTCTTGTATGTGAGGAGCACAGCCGCACTGTGGCTGCTGGTCTTTCTTCAGTCTAGTTTGTCACACTGGACAGCAAtttgatttttacatttatttagtaATGTTAGTGCCCATGTTATTAATCTTGTGAGAATTCAAAGCAAAGGGCATGTGTAGTGCAACTAGCATATTAGTGCATTATTTGTGTAATCGGAGGGCTGCTGTATACAAAGTTCATATGTAAAGAGTGTTTCATTGTGCCAGAGAACAGCAGTGCATTTGATTACCCTCCTGTGGATATTTCTGTGCCCCATTCAAAACAACAACATTGCTAGTAAATAGAGCCTTGAGTGCTCATTCGCTTTGAGGCTATTCAGCTGTTGCCAGAGGTCAATTCGTGTCTAAATTGTCAATTACACATTTGCTATCATCTAGCCTACTTAATATACATGTTGTCTAATTATATCCAAGATCTAATTATATCTAAGCTTATCTGATATTTGTTCAGCAGTGGAAAGCAGTCAGTAATCTATTCTGTCTGAGGTGTGTGGAAATGGCCATGGTGGACTTTATGAAGCTAATATAGCAGCAATAGCAATAACGGGTTTCTACCTTTACAACTAGGACAAATTAGCTTTTTATAAATTAGTATCCTCCACCTTTACAACAT comes from Brachyhypopomus gauderio isolate BG-103 unplaced genomic scaffold, BGAUD_0.2 sc40, whole genome shotgun sequence and encodes:
- the tsc22d1 gene encoding TSC22 domain family protein 1 isoform X4 yields the protein MHHPDTSSRQMAQPASVPRRGTSSGSSSSPGGTSLSCSLVPTDDYKPSTLIQPPAPAVSPLGSQQPPQSLNIHSQSTLMPPSLPAAGAQIKKKSGFQITSVTPAQISVSTNNSITEDTESCDDLDESHTEDLSSSEILDVSLSRANDTGVAERSSSEETLNNFHEAETPGAVSPNQPPVLPQPHGTMVNGAVHHQHQSHHNLHHHQFRPTPSGNTHAYSSGSTGTHAGIILGSVTSTATPSTGASPAIGQKMPLNVGGIVESASVSTPNVVGQSLVSVAPGTSAGMGSGAAVSIVKPLTSNVSNVNILNSNVPVLGGISTNGSSVGFSSGLNNTHNQNVNLMQKQSGVVSSVMTMTTGTTTTSAVVGSTRVSHVGLVDMTSPSAVAPVSSAQPQQTQMPTATTSSRFRVVKLDSSSEPFKKGRWTCTEYYDKEVPGPGASENAPCTRSVESIRQLVPESTSCSESTSGGSVSTLSVGSGDTGGSTAVQPIFPQPQMSDYSAPANISKPQMPRQDIVHPHLKASAASLLASTQQQAPVSMVGLQTPTGHPSPAAPPQQLTYAQAAQLTPAQGRPRGSQQQMVYPPIQQSAAPVQVAPVHVNPLSQGGSVPPELTQSQQIMQATPASAHPLPCSIPPVAVAGNSQMMPAPHLPAVAQSLTQGLLQPQQTPPPQLVQAPPAGVMPPLVQSAGPGLVKKPQGQPLLSQLSMEQQASLSSQGPTTQFVPAVTTSLTTSNVPASHHSNPQPSMVHQGVKDTGAQPPVSALYASLPSLMATQLEDAQRLLFQHQSLLAFPKLAAGECASQTGTSSGAEDSGVSALTASASLLKNLPVDGEEDGYR
- the tsc22d1 gene encoding TSC22 domain family protein 1 isoform X1 encodes the protein MHHPDTSSRQMAQPASVPRRGTSSGSSSSPGGTSLSCSLVPTDDYKPSTLIQPPAPAVSPLGSQQPPQSLNIHSQSTLMPPSLPAAGAQIKKKSGFQITSVTPAQISVSTNNSITEDTESCDDLDESHTEDLSSSEILDVSLSRANDTGVAERSSSEETLNNFHEAETPGAVSPNQPPVLPQPHGTMVNGAVHHQHQSHHNLHHHQFRPTPSGNTHAYSSGSTGTHAGIILGSVTSTATPSTGASPAIGQKMPLNVGGIVESASVSTPNVVGQSLVSVAPGTSAGMGSGAAVSIVKPLTSNVSNVNILNSNVPVLGGISTNGSSVGFSSGLNNTHNQNVNLMQKQSGVVSSVMTMTTGTTTTSAVVGSTRVSHVGLVDMTSPSAVAPVSSAQPQQTQMPTATTSSRFRVVKLDSSSEPFKKGRWTCTEYYDKEVPGPGASENAPCTRSVESIRQLVPESTSCSESTSGGSVSTLSVGSGDTGGSTAVQPIFPQPQMSDYSAPANISKPQMPRQDIVHPHLKASAASLLASTQQQAPVSMVGLQTPTGHPSPAAPPQQLTYAQAAQLTPAQGRPRGSQQQMVYPPIQQSAAPVQVAPVHVNPLSQGGSVPPELTQSQQIMQATPASAHPLPCSIPPVAVAGNSQMMPAPHLPAVAQSLTQGLLQPQQTPPPQLVQAPPAGVMPPLVQSAGPGLVKKPQGQPLLSQLSMEQQASLSSQGPTTQFVPAVTTSLTTSNVPASHHSNPQPSMVHQGVKDTGAQPPVSALYASLPSLMATQLEDAQRLLFQHQSLLAFPKLAAGECASQTGTSSGAEDSGVSALTASASLLKNLPVDGEEDGSSGASVVAIDNKIEQAMDLVKSHLMYAVREEVEVLKEQIKELIERNSQLEQENNLLKTLASPEQLAQFQAQVQSGSSALSTQGVQQSAVPAQLSAQTSGPLA
- the tsc22d1 gene encoding TSC22 domain family protein 1 isoform X2, encoding MHHPDTSSRQMAQPASVPRRGTSSGSSSSPGGTSLSCSLVPTDDYKPSTLIQPPAPAVSPLGSQQPPQSLNIHSQSTLMPPSLPAAGAQIKKKSGFQITSVTPAQISVSTNNSITEDTESCDDLDESHTEDLSSSEILDVSLSRANDTGVAERSSSEETLNNFHEAETPGAVSPNQPPVLPQPHGTMVNGAVHHQHQSHHNLHHHQFRPTPSGNTHAYSSGSTGTHAGIILGSVTSTATPSTGASPAIGQKMPLNVGGIVESASVSTPNVVGQSLVSVAPGTSAGMGSGAAVSIVKPLTSNVSNVNILNSNVPVLGGISTNGSSVGFSSGLNNTHNQNVNLMQKQSGVVSSVMTMTTGTTTTSAVVGSTRVSHVGLVDMTSPSAVAPVSSAQPQQTQMPTATTSSRFRVVKLDSSSEPFKKGRWTCTEYYDKEVPGPGASENAPCTRSVESIRQLVPESTSCSESTSGGSVSTLSVGSGDTGGSTAVQPIFPQPQMSDYSAPANISKPQMPRQDIVHPHLKASAASLLASTQQQAPVSMVGLQTPTGHPSPAAPPQQLTYAQAAQLTPAQGRPRGSQQQMVYPPIQQSAAPVQVAPVHVNPLSQGGSVPPELTQSQQIMQATPASAHPLPCSIPPVAVAGNSQMMPAPHLPAVAQSLTQGLLQPQQTPPPQLVQAPPAGVMPPLVQSAGPGLVKKPQGQPLLSQLSMEQQASLSSQGPTTQFVPAVTTSLTTSNVPASHHSNPQPSMVHQGVKDTGAQPPVSALYASLPSLMATQLEDAQRLLFQHQSLLAFPKLAAGECASQTGTSSGAEDSGVSALTASASLLKNLPVDGEEDGQEWLQ
- the tsc22d1 gene encoding TSC22 domain family protein 1 isoform X3, whose translation is MHHPDTSSRQMAQPASVPRRGTSSGSSSSPGGTSLSCSLVPTDDYKPSTLIQPPAPAVSPLGSQQPPQSLNIHSQSTLMPPSLPAAGAQIKKKSGFQITSVTPAQISVSTNNSITEDTESCDDLDESHTEDLSSSEILDVSLSRANDTGVAERSSSEETLNNFHEAETPGAVSPNQPPVLPQPHGTMVNGAVHHQHQSHHNLHHHQFRPTPSGNTHAYSSGSTGTHAGIILGSVTSTATPSTGASPAIGQKMPLNVGGIVESASVSTPNVVGQSLVSVAPGTSAGMGSGAAVSIVKPLTSNVSNVNILNSNVPVLGGISTNGSSVGFSSGLNNTHNQNVNLMQKQSGVVSSVMTMTTGTTTTSAVVGSTRVSHVGLVDMTSPSAVAPVSSAQPQQTQMPTATTSSRFRVVKLDSSSEPFKKGRWTCTEYYDKEVPGPGASENAPCTRSVESIRQLVPESTSCSESTSGGSVSTLSVGSGDTGGSTAVQPIFPQPQMSDYSAPANISKPQMPRQDIVHPHLKASAASLLASTQQQAPVSMVGLQTPTGHPSPAAPPQQLTYAQAAQLTPAQGRPRGSQQQMVYPPIQQSAAPVQVAPVHVNPLSQGGSVPPELTQSQQIMQATPASAHPLPCSIPPVAVAGNSQMMPAPHLPAVAQSLTQGLLQPQQTPPPQLVQAPPAGVMPPLVQSAGPGLVKKPQGQPLLSQLSMEQQASLSSQGPTTQFVPAVTTSLTTSNVPASHHSNPQPSMVHQGVKDTGAQPPVSALYASLPSLMATQLEDAQRLLFQHQSLLAFPKLAAGECASQTGTSSGAEDSGVSALTASASLLKNLPVDGEEDGRYR